One window of Candidatus Mycobacterium wuenschmannii genomic DNA carries:
- a CDS encoding maleylpyruvate isomerase family mycothiol-dependent enzyme — protein MTPRYDHLWPLVHVERAALADDLAGLSEEQWEHPTLCDAWNVEEVVAHLTAAASTSQGKWLRSMTFARFRTDVHNRRRLAEHRGDDPADTLSKFHAVIQSTTAPSSHTPAYLGEVLVHAQDIRRPLGLERTPGVEALTAVAEFFARRNFAVPSSSRAADLQLRADDGPFVAGDGAVVTGSTLALVMSMAGRPAYAEELDGPGAQLLRARAQPLPRK, from the coding sequence ATGACACCCCGGTACGACCACCTGTGGCCACTCGTGCACGTCGAGCGGGCGGCGCTGGCGGACGACCTCGCCGGCCTGAGTGAGGAGCAGTGGGAGCACCCGACGTTGTGCGACGCCTGGAATGTCGAGGAGGTTGTGGCGCACCTGACCGCAGCGGCGAGCACGAGCCAGGGAAAGTGGCTGCGCAGCATGACTTTTGCGCGTTTTCGCACCGACGTACACAATCGGCGCCGGCTGGCCGAACATCGTGGCGACGACCCCGCCGACACACTGAGCAAGTTCCACGCCGTCATCCAGAGCACTACCGCGCCGTCGTCGCACACCCCGGCCTACCTCGGCGAGGTGCTCGTGCACGCCCAGGACATTCGCCGGCCCCTCGGACTCGAGCGGACGCCCGGTGTCGAGGCTCTGACCGCGGTGGCCGAATTCTTCGCCCGCCGCAATTTCGCCGTGCCCAGTAGCAGCCGCGCCGCCGATCTGCAGTTGCGCGCCGACGACGGACCGTTCGTCGCCGGAGACGGGGCGGTGGTGACCGGGTCCACCCTCGCACTCGTGATGAGCATGGCCGGTCGTCCCGCGTACGCCGAGGAACTCGACGGCCCCGGCGCCCAGCTACTGCGGGCACGAGCCCAGCCCCTACCGCGAAAGTGA
- a CDS encoding ferric uptake regulation protein: MATKTKVKTCVHCGHSFDPNNRWRDLANPGWHSVASNYCSHECCDQYHRDMSHCCSSHAKDKERRQAVKASR; this comes from the coding sequence ATGGCTACCAAGACCAAGGTCAAGACTTGCGTACATTGCGGCCACTCGTTTGACCCCAACAACCGATGGCGCGATCTGGCCAATCCGGGCTGGCACTCAGTCGCCTCGAATTACTGCTCGCACGAATGTTGCGATCAATACCACCGCGATATGAGCCACTGCTGCTCGTCGCACGCCAAAGACAAGGAACGGCGCCAGGCCGTCAAGGCGTCGCGGTAA
- a CDS encoding DUF5990 family protein: protein MQIRIEGTQLPGRDCGSGDNFPGYANIHVGVQSKSPRDELVGVHRGDAASAAWTLDCSVDGDDIRGPQIHGRPGDRFIYLSWGTVDDAGHFAMFRRAKLMLAAVPAEVMTGALASGTLVGALGLTDTKGQPLCARVVPPNIHWSSR, encoded by the coding sequence GTGCAGATCCGCATCGAGGGCACGCAGCTACCCGGCCGCGACTGCGGCTCAGGTGACAACTTTCCCGGCTATGCCAACATCCACGTCGGCGTGCAGTCCAAGAGCCCCCGCGACGAACTCGTGGGCGTGCACCGCGGCGACGCAGCGTCGGCGGCCTGGACGCTGGACTGCTCGGTGGACGGCGACGATATCCGCGGCCCGCAGATTCACGGGCGACCGGGCGATCGGTTCATCTACCTCAGCTGGGGCACGGTCGACGATGCCGGCCACTTCGCGATGTTCCGTCGCGCCAAGCTGATGCTCGCCGCTGTGCCCGCCGAGGTGATGACCGGGGCCCTGGCGTCAGGGACGCTGGTCGGAGCGCTCGGCCTGACCGACACGAAGGGACAGCCGCTGTGCGCCCGGGTAGTACCGCCGAACATCCACTGGAGCAGCCGATGA
- a CDS encoding HugZ family pyridoxamine 5'-phosphate oxidase, producing MGNRDHGDVGDAPSVPPPLHEVTIPAQPSAAEQARTIAAAANAATLATLTADGDPWASLVAYGLLGGAPVLCVSNLAEHGRNLAADPRASLSIAAASTDSDPLASSRITLAGAVAAPAADELDAARAAYQDAIPAARFYIDYSDFTLWVLRVDRVRWVGGYGRMDSSSGADYLAAEPDPVTPAAARAIAHLNADHADALSSMARAFGGYPDTDESVCTGIDRYGLDLRVHTPRGIAYTRVGFPEPLQSADQLRSVIAELAHAAD from the coding sequence GTGGGGAACCGCGATCATGGCGATGTCGGCGATGCACCGTCGGTGCCGCCGCCGCTGCACGAGGTGACGATCCCTGCTCAACCGTCCGCGGCCGAGCAGGCTCGCACGATCGCGGCCGCCGCCAACGCGGCGACGCTGGCCACCCTGACGGCTGACGGCGATCCCTGGGCCTCGCTGGTGGCATACGGGTTGCTGGGTGGCGCGCCCGTCCTGTGTGTGTCGAATCTTGCCGAGCACGGCCGCAACCTCGCCGCCGATCCGCGGGCCAGCCTGTCGATCGCTGCGGCGAGCACTGACAGCGACCCTCTGGCGTCGAGTCGGATCACCCTCGCAGGCGCCGTCGCCGCGCCCGCTGCCGATGAACTGGATGCGGCGCGCGCGGCGTACCAGGATGCGATACCGGCGGCGCGCTTCTACATCGACTACAGCGATTTCACGCTCTGGGTGCTGCGCGTCGACCGGGTGCGCTGGGTCGGTGGATACGGCCGCATGGACTCGTCATCCGGCGCCGATTACCTTGCCGCCGAACCTGATCCGGTGACGCCCGCAGCGGCCCGGGCGATCGCGCACCTCAACGCCGATCACGCCGATGCGCTGTCGTCGATGGCCCGGGCCTTCGGTGGCTACCCGGACACCGACGAGTCGGTGTGCACCGGCATCGACCGCTACGGCCTCGATCTACGAGTACACACCCCACGTGGCATCGCCTACACCCGGGTCGGCTTTCCCGAGCCGTTGCAATCCGCTGACCAGTTGCGTTCGGTGATAGCGGAGTTGGCGCACGCGGCGGACTGA
- a CDS encoding TetR/AcrR family transcriptional regulator — MGARSSPGAGSADKSLSDDLRERLIDAALELFVRQGYDATSADQIAARADASPADFAKHFDDAEAVLVCIVDAMSHATAAELQRTSKGVDPESALLSAGSAMVTAIVEGRGAVPLERLIALARIVSATRNLHRKVSAARRRVIAPALADWMGVSVDNRRLQRALTMWSAVTASAYVTAADLPDKYQPQRDSNLQQRMISNIAQSFSEVMGDHPRKPE, encoded by the coding sequence GTGGGTGCACGGTCCAGCCCCGGGGCCGGCTCGGCGGACAAGTCGCTGTCTGACGACTTGCGCGAGCGGTTGATCGACGCCGCCTTGGAACTCTTTGTGCGACAAGGCTATGACGCCACCAGTGCCGATCAGATCGCTGCACGGGCAGACGCATCGCCCGCCGACTTTGCGAAACACTTCGATGACGCGGAGGCGGTCTTGGTGTGCATCGTCGACGCCATGTCGCACGCGACCGCCGCCGAGTTGCAGCGTACGTCGAAAGGTGTCGACCCCGAGAGCGCCTTGCTCAGTGCCGGTTCCGCGATGGTGACCGCGATCGTCGAAGGTCGGGGAGCCGTACCGCTCGAGCGCCTCATCGCGCTGGCGCGCATCGTGAGCGCAACCCGCAACCTGCACCGGAAGGTGTCGGCGGCGCGTCGACGGGTGATCGCGCCCGCGCTCGCCGACTGGATGGGCGTCAGCGTCGACAACCGGCGGTTGCAGCGCGCGCTGACGATGTGGTCGGCCGTGACCGCCAGCGCCTACGTCACGGCGGCAGACCTGCCCGACAAGTATCAGCCGCAGCGCGACAGCAATCTCCAGCAGCGGATGATCTCCAACATTGCGCAGAGCTTCAGTGAGGTGATGGGCGATCATCCGCGAAAGCCGGAGTGA
- a CDS encoding diguanylate cyclase, protein MIDHSPLAICVHADGRYVYVNETLVRRMGAKSADELLGRRITDFVHPDSLAAVAAHIAARRHEGDATPPLELTILPLDGTKREVEAIAIRTRWEGQPAHKVIFRDLSEQKETEARLRLQAALVSHVSDAFIATTVTGEITSWNPAAEAIYGRSAARALGLPVSEAVGAPLNPASIVAAGGVEHTTHRAVDGSALAMRVSVSPMSDGYVVLCADQTALRRAEQHFQSVVASLEGGVVVISPRGEVESVNPAALRIMGVPETGVDAVEFAKLASVPIYDSTGTLLSPDQWPVLKTLATSRRQGTVYGVDRLLDGQRIWVSVNWSPLDPTDTARSSVLISFIDVTESHTTQRRLEHQAAHDPLTGLPNRTRVIELINSGVASGQSSLGAVLFIDCDNFKAINDALGHYAGDTVLQIAAQRLDQALRPNDVVGRVGGDEFVALLAAPLQPVEIDDLARRLHAALAEPIAVDHQTDSTATRYVWISASIGLVPFQSADRRSAEEILHDADQAMYQAKRTGQATSRYEYVNGRKPGSRAVLDWLRNRR, encoded by the coding sequence TTGATTGACCACAGCCCGCTCGCCATCTGCGTCCATGCCGACGGGCGCTACGTCTACGTCAACGAAACACTGGTCCGGCGGATGGGCGCGAAGTCCGCGGACGAATTGTTGGGACGCCGGATCACCGACTTCGTGCATCCCGATTCGCTGGCCGCCGTGGCTGCCCACATCGCCGCGCGCCGGCACGAGGGCGATGCGACTCCGCCGCTGGAACTCACGATCCTGCCGTTGGACGGCACCAAGCGCGAGGTCGAGGCCATCGCGATCCGCACCCGCTGGGAGGGTCAGCCGGCGCACAAGGTGATCTTCCGCGACCTGAGTGAGCAGAAGGAAACCGAAGCCAGGCTGCGCCTACAGGCCGCGCTCGTCTCGCACGTCAGTGACGCCTTCATCGCAACCACGGTGACCGGCGAGATCACCAGTTGGAACCCCGCGGCCGAAGCGATCTATGGCCGGTCGGCCGCGCGCGCATTGGGGTTGCCGGTCAGCGAGGCGGTCGGTGCTCCGCTGAATCCGGCCAGCATCGTGGCGGCCGGGGGAGTTGAGCACACCACACACCGGGCCGTCGACGGCTCCGCGCTCGCGATGCGCGTGTCGGTATCGCCGATGAGCGACGGCTACGTGGTGCTGTGCGCGGACCAGACTGCGCTCCGGCGCGCCGAGCAACACTTCCAGAGCGTGGTGGCCTCACTCGAGGGCGGCGTGGTGGTGATCAGCCCCCGTGGCGAAGTCGAGTCGGTGAATCCCGCGGCCCTGCGGATCATGGGAGTCCCGGAGACGGGCGTCGACGCCGTCGAGTTCGCAAAGCTCGCGTCGGTTCCGATCTACGACAGCACTGGGACGCTGCTGAGCCCCGACCAGTGGCCGGTGCTGAAAACCCTTGCCACCAGCCGTCGACAGGGCACCGTCTACGGTGTCGACCGGTTGCTGGACGGCCAGCGGATCTGGGTCTCGGTGAATTGGTCGCCGCTGGACCCCACCGATACCGCGCGGTCGTCGGTGTTGATCTCGTTCATCGACGTCACCGAGAGTCACACCACGCAGCGACGGCTCGAGCATCAGGCCGCCCACGACCCGTTGACCGGTCTGCCCAACCGCACTCGAGTGATCGAGCTCATCAACAGCGGAGTGGCTTCCGGTCAAAGTAGTTTGGGCGCAGTGCTTTTCATCGACTGCGACAACTTCAAGGCCATCAACGACGCCTTGGGTCATTACGCCGGTGACACGGTGTTGCAGATCGCCGCGCAACGGCTCGACCAGGCATTGCGTCCCAACGACGTGGTCGGCCGGGTTGGCGGCGACGAATTCGTCGCACTGCTGGCCGCGCCCTTGCAGCCGGTGGAGATCGACGATCTGGCCAGGCGACTGCACGCGGCGCTGGCCGAGCCGATCGCCGTCGATCACCAAACCGATTCGACGGCAACACGTTACGTGTGGATCAGCGCGAGCATCGGACTGGTCCCCTTCCAGTCGGCAGACAGACGGAGCGCCGAGGAGATCCTGCACGACGCGGATCAGGCGATGTACCAGGCGAAGAGGACGGGCCAGGCGACCAGTCGCTACGAGTATGTCAATGGTCGAAAGCCGGGCAGTCGCGCGGTGCTCGACTGGTTGCGCAATCGCCGCTAA
- a CDS encoding nuclear transport factor 2 family protein: MDAHSLYGRWIDELWAGAVVAAELVTDDFVGHWPERDVHGPAELEQIIKQTRDQVRELSFAVELGPFVDGDFLTGRWRGTGQSPDGAMSFTGNDILRVSADGRRIAEYWTGTSAG, encoded by the coding sequence ATGGATGCACATTCTCTGTACGGCCGCTGGATCGATGAGCTGTGGGCCGGAGCAGTGGTTGCGGCTGAGCTCGTGACGGACGACTTCGTCGGGCACTGGCCCGAGCGTGATGTTCACGGGCCCGCTGAACTCGAACAGATCATCAAGCAGACGCGAGACCAAGTCCGCGAGCTGAGCTTCGCCGTGGAGTTGGGTCCGTTTGTCGACGGGGACTTCCTGACCGGACGCTGGCGGGGTACGGGGCAAAGTCCCGATGGCGCAATGTCATTCACCGGAAACGACATCCTGCGTGTCAGCGCCGACGGCCGTCGTATTGCCGAGTACTGGACCGGAACGTCAGCCGGCTGA
- a CDS encoding alpha/beta fold hydrolase has protein sequence MDHYTHKGLTFDVRDAGPADGPVVVLLHGFPQHNDSWDAVVDRLTAQGYRCLLPNQRGYSPGARPPRRRDYTIPELVGDVRALIDASGAQQVHLVGHDWGAAVAWGAAAEMPERLKTVSPVSVPHPAAFLKSFLNSRQGLASYYMYLFQLPRIPEWSLLRGNGSFMVKSLLRAGQSRAAAERDAQAMREPGALTAAINWYRAMPLSSPGAINQKVSVPTLYVWSDQDIALMPKSAYNTGRYVTGEYRFEIMPGVSHWIPDEQPDKLADLLLEWFAAH, from the coding sequence ATGGATCACTACACCCACAAGGGGCTGACCTTCGACGTCCGCGATGCCGGGCCTGCTGACGGACCCGTCGTGGTGCTGCTGCACGGCTTTCCGCAGCACAACGACAGCTGGGACGCCGTCGTCGATCGCCTCACCGCTCAGGGTTATCGATGCCTGCTACCGAATCAGCGCGGCTATTCGCCGGGCGCCCGCCCGCCCCGTCGGCGCGATTACACGATCCCCGAACTCGTTGGGGACGTCCGCGCACTCATCGACGCCAGCGGCGCGCAGCAGGTACACCTCGTCGGCCACGACTGGGGCGCCGCGGTGGCCTGGGGCGCGGCCGCCGAGATGCCCGAGCGGCTGAAGACAGTGTCGCCGGTGTCCGTGCCGCATCCCGCCGCATTCCTCAAGTCATTTCTGAACAGCCGGCAGGGGCTGGCGTCGTACTATATGTATCTCTTTCAGTTGCCCCGTATTCCGGAGTGGTCCCTGCTGCGCGGCAACGGGAGCTTCATGGTGAAGTCACTGCTGCGGGCCGGGCAATCCCGGGCCGCAGCCGAACGCGACGCGCAGGCGATGCGCGAGCCCGGAGCCCTGACCGCTGCCATCAACTGGTACCGCGCGATGCCGCTGTCCAGCCCCGGTGCGATCAACCAAAAGGTCTCGGTGCCAACGCTTTACGTGTGGAGCGACCAAGACATCGCACTGATGCCGAAGTCGGCGTACAACACCGGCCGGTACGTGACCGGCGAATACCGGTTCGAGATCATGCCCGGGGTGTCGCACTGGATTCCCGACGAGCAGCCCGACAAGCTGGCCGATCTATTGCTGGAGTGGTTCGCCGCTCACTGA
- a CDS encoding LLM class F420-dependent oxidoreductase, producing MRFGVFTFLNDTGIGPVDLAVALESRGFGSLFVTEHTHIPVNTKTPYPMGGPIPPQYYRTLDPFVSLTAAAVATESLLLGTGISLVTQRDPIQTAKEVASLDLVSQGRFLFGVGVGWLREEIAHHGVDPKVRGRVMDERIRAMIEIWTKDEAEFHGEYVDFDPIYSWPKPLAKPHTPVYFGGGPANFPRIAEFDAGWLSLSPSADALAPDLAKLRDQAGADVPVIASHVGKVTTELLAGYGDLGIEHVTVELPTQPRDETLRRLDALHAAYAELG from the coding sequence ATGCGGTTCGGGGTGTTCACATTTCTCAACGACACGGGAATAGGGCCGGTCGACCTGGCGGTCGCGCTCGAGTCGCGCGGTTTCGGGTCGCTGTTCGTCACCGAGCACACCCACATTCCGGTCAACACCAAGACCCCGTATCCGATGGGTGGTCCGATTCCGCCGCAGTATTACCGGACGCTCGATCCCTTCGTGTCGCTGACGGCTGCCGCGGTCGCGACCGAGTCACTGCTCCTGGGCACCGGCATCTCACTCGTCACTCAGCGCGACCCGATCCAGACGGCCAAGGAGGTGGCCTCGCTCGACCTGGTGTCCCAGGGCCGCTTCCTGTTCGGTGTCGGCGTTGGCTGGCTGCGCGAGGAGATCGCGCATCATGGCGTCGATCCGAAGGTGCGCGGTCGCGTGATGGACGAGCGGATCCGCGCCATGATCGAGATCTGGACCAAGGACGAGGCCGAATTCCACGGCGAGTACGTCGATTTCGACCCGATCTACAGCTGGCCCAAGCCGCTGGCAAAGCCGCACACCCCGGTGTACTTCGGTGGCGGTCCGGCGAACTTTCCCCGCATCGCCGAATTCGACGCCGGGTGGCTCTCGTTGAGCCCGTCCGCCGACGCGCTCGCCCCTGACCTCGCCAAGCTGCGTGATCAGGCGGGCGCCGACGTGCCGGTGATCGCCTCGCACGTCGGGAAGGTGACGACGGAACTCCTCGCCGGCTACGGCGACCTGGGCATCGAGCACGTCACCGTCGAGCTGCCAACACAGCCTCGCGACGAGACGCTGCGACGCCTGGATGCCCTGCATGCAGCCTATGCCGAGCTAGGCTAA
- a CDS encoding MMPL/RND family transporter yields MTNGPSDSTDTDQIPVPQHHELERKPRIARTIRVLALPIVIVWVLLAVGVNVFVPQLEKVAEEISVPLSPSDAPSVTGMKHIGEKFKEYDSDNLVLVTLVGDNKLGPDAHKFYDELVKKIQADHEHVEHALNFWGQRFTSSGVESYDHKAAYVQVNLKGDQGGAEGDKSVAAVRKIVADTKPPAGVKAYVAGQGALTADTIVVGDASLAKITLITVVIIAIMLGFVYRSIGTVLLTMFILFVGLAAGRGVVSLLGETGVMGLSTFAVNLLTSLAIAAGTDYAIFMVGRYQEGRERGLDREAAYYDTFAGVSKVVLGSGLTIVGALACLKFTRLPYFSSLAFPCAVGLLVVVAAGVTLTPALIAFASGFGLLDPKRKFNYTRWRRLATAIVRWPAPILAISVILAIVGALGLAGFTPRYNDLYYLPHSAQSVQAYDAADRHFTQARLNPDLLMIESDHDLRNPRDMLVLDKVAGAIFRVPGIERVQSITRPLGPPIEDGSIPFQLSVQSAPIRDNLSYLKARVGDIKKITGFLDVQISLLEKQYAITQKLSNATDDSAKTTAETAAVTDEIRDHIADFDDFWRPIRSYFYWEKHCYDIPICLSLRSLFDALDGFDQLAEKFHALTSDLTNTAAATRELLAIIPENIAVSKAIRDTTLTIYSSFDSLIDQFDRLTDTNAIMGKSFNDARVESLFYLPPEIFQNSDFQFGLSLMVSPDGKAARFIITHAVDPATAEGIKSVDQERNAAKEALKLTSLENADIYLGGTAATFNDIATGAWYDLLIAAVASIVLIFIIMVIVTRALVAAGVIVGTIVLSLGAAFGFSTLIWQHLGHFQLHWVATEFALIVLLAVGSDYNLMLVSRIEEEIGAGLNTGLIRGVGVTGPVVSAAGVVFAVTMAAMLSSDLRAIGQFGSTIGIGLMFDTFVVRTLITPSIMRLMGRWFWWPKRVRVRPASQMLRSVGPRPLVRALLYQPRHPNPEP; encoded by the coding sequence GTGACCAACGGCCCCAGCGACAGCACCGACACCGACCAGATACCCGTCCCCCAACACCACGAGCTCGAGCGCAAGCCGCGGATAGCTCGCACCATCCGGGTCTTGGCGCTCCCGATTGTCATCGTGTGGGTGCTACTGGCGGTAGGCGTCAACGTCTTCGTCCCGCAGTTGGAGAAGGTCGCCGAAGAGATCTCGGTGCCACTGTCGCCATCCGACGCGCCGTCGGTGACCGGCATGAAGCACATCGGCGAGAAGTTCAAGGAGTACGACTCCGACAACCTCGTCCTGGTGACACTGGTCGGCGACAACAAGCTCGGCCCCGACGCGCACAAGTTCTACGACGAACTGGTCAAGAAGATTCAGGCCGACCACGAACACGTCGAGCATGCGCTGAACTTCTGGGGGCAGCGATTCACCTCATCGGGTGTCGAGAGCTACGACCACAAGGCCGCCTACGTCCAGGTCAACCTGAAGGGTGACCAGGGTGGTGCCGAGGGCGACAAATCCGTTGCCGCGGTTCGCAAAATCGTCGCGGATACCAAGCCGCCGGCGGGCGTGAAGGCCTACGTCGCCGGCCAGGGGGCCCTGACCGCCGACACGATCGTGGTCGGTGACGCCAGCCTCGCCAAGATCACGCTCATCACGGTCGTGATCATCGCGATCATGCTGGGGTTCGTCTACCGGTCCATCGGCACCGTGCTGCTGACCATGTTCATCCTCTTCGTGGGGCTGGCGGCGGGCCGCGGCGTGGTTTCGCTGCTGGGCGAAACCGGCGTCATGGGCCTGTCGACCTTCGCCGTGAACCTGTTGACCTCACTGGCCATCGCGGCGGGTACCGACTACGCGATCTTCATGGTCGGCCGCTATCAGGAAGGCCGTGAACGCGGGCTGGACCGCGAAGCCGCTTACTACGACACCTTCGCCGGCGTCAGCAAGGTGGTCCTGGGCTCCGGCCTGACCATTGTCGGGGCGCTGGCCTGCTTGAAATTCACCCGGCTGCCCTACTTCAGTTCACTGGCTTTCCCGTGCGCGGTGGGCCTTCTGGTGGTGGTGGCGGCGGGGGTCACGCTGACGCCCGCGCTCATCGCATTCGCCAGTGGCTTCGGTCTTTTGGACCCCAAACGCAAGTTCAACTACACCCGCTGGCGCCGCCTGGCGACGGCCATCGTGCGGTGGCCCGCTCCCATTCTCGCCATCTCGGTCATCCTGGCGATCGTCGGCGCCTTGGGCCTGGCGGGCTTCACTCCGCGTTACAACGACCTCTACTACCTGCCGCACAGTGCCCAGTCGGTGCAGGCGTACGACGCGGCCGATCGACACTTCACCCAGGCTCGGTTGAACCCGGACCTGCTGATGATCGAATCCGACCACGACCTGCGTAATCCCCGAGACATGCTGGTGCTGGACAAGGTGGCCGGGGCCATCTTCCGGGTGCCGGGCATCGAGCGGGTGCAGAGCATCACCAGGCCACTCGGTCCGCCGATCGAAGACGGATCCATTCCGTTCCAGCTCAGCGTGCAGAGCGCGCCGATCCGCGACAACCTCAGCTATCTGAAGGCCCGCGTCGGTGACATCAAGAAGATCACCGGTTTCCTCGACGTTCAGATCTCGCTGCTGGAGAAGCAGTATGCGATCACCCAGAAGCTCTCCAACGCGACCGACGACAGCGCAAAGACCACGGCGGAAACGGCTGCCGTCACAGATGAGATCCGGGACCATATCGCCGATTTCGACGACTTCTGGCGCCCGATTCGCAGCTACTTCTACTGGGAGAAGCACTGCTACGACATCCCGATCTGCCTTTCGCTGCGAAGCCTGTTCGACGCCCTGGACGGATTCGACCAGCTCGCCGAGAAGTTCCACGCCCTCACCAGCGACCTCACCAACACGGCTGCGGCCACCCGTGAATTGTTGGCGATCATTCCGGAGAACATCGCCGTCTCCAAGGCGATCCGGGATACGACGCTGACGATTTACAGCTCGTTCGACAGCCTGATCGACCAGTTCGACCGGCTCACCGACACCAACGCGATTATGGGCAAGTCGTTCAACGACGCGCGGGTGGAGAGCCTGTTCTACCTGCCGCCGGAGATCTTCCAGAACTCCGATTTCCAGTTCGGGCTGAGCCTGATGGTGTCGCCGGACGGAAAGGCCGCGCGGTTCATCATCACGCACGCCGTGGACCCGGCGACCGCGGAAGGCATCAAGTCCGTCGACCAGGAGCGCAACGCGGCCAAAGAGGCGCTGAAACTCACCTCCCTGGAAAACGCCGACATCTATCTCGGCGGCACCGCCGCGACGTTCAACGACATCGCCACCGGTGCCTGGTACGACCTCCTGATCGCCGCGGTGGCGTCGATCGTGCTGATCTTCATCATCATGGTGATCGTCACCCGCGCTCTCGTCGCCGCGGGCGTCATCGTCGGCACGATCGTGCTGTCGCTAGGGGCGGCTTTCGGATTCTCGACGCTGATCTGGCAGCATCTGGGCCACTTCCAATTGCACTGGGTGGCAACGGAATTCGCGCTGATTGTACTCTTGGCGGTGGGGTCCGACTACAACCTGATGCTGGTGTCCCGAATCGAGGAAGAGATCGGCGCCGGCCTGAACACCGGGCTCATCCGCGGCGTGGGTGTGACCGGCCCGGTGGTGTCCGCAGCCGGTGTGGTGTTCGCCGTGACGATGGCCGCGATGCTGAGTAGCGATCTGCGGGCGATCGGTCAGTTCGGCTCCACGATCGGTATCGGTCTGATGTTTGACACCTTCGTCGTCCGGACGCTGATCACGCCGTCGATCATGAGGTTGATGGGGCGCTGGTTCTGGTGGCCGAAACGGGTCCGGGTCCGCCCGGCCAGCCAGATGCTTCGGTCGGTCGGGCCGCGGCCATTGGTGCGCGCGCTGCTGTACCAACCGCGACACCCGAACCCGGAGCCATAA
- a CDS encoding MmpS family transport accessory protein has translation MTILKRAWVPLVVVVALIIGGVAVMRLNGVFPGPGLPKPDPRDATPPYATKTAVYEILGPPGTTGTVNWMDAESLPQKADFTTLPWSTTITAAMPGIFAYVIAQGDSPSIGCRITVDGKLVDQHQVDRQNAQVSCLDKSA, from the coding sequence TTGACGATTCTCAAGCGGGCGTGGGTCCCGCTGGTCGTGGTCGTAGCGCTGATCATCGGCGGCGTCGCGGTCATGCGGCTCAACGGCGTCTTCCCGGGTCCCGGCCTGCCCAAGCCCGACCCTCGGGACGCGACCCCGCCGTACGCCACCAAGACCGCCGTCTACGAAATCTTGGGGCCGCCCGGAACGACCGGCACCGTCAACTGGATGGACGCGGAATCGCTACCGCAGAAGGCGGACTTCACCACGCTGCCGTGGTCGACGACGATCACCGCCGCGATGCCCGGCATCTTCGCCTACGTGATTGCCCAGGGTGACAGTCCGTCCATCGGCTGCCGGATCACGGTCGACGGCAAATTGGTCGACCAGCATCAGGTCGACAGGCAGAACGCACAGGTCTCCTGCTTGGACAAGTCCGCGTGA